One Methanoculleus sp. 7T genomic window carries:
- a CDS encoding TIR domain-containing protein: MGGGIRGKRGTAWSSRYQDRENLRQIKLSQYHDKQRKPRVFISFHIEDEAQVNLLRYQSKNSDQLEFTDYSVKEPFDEKWKTQCTERVKQSSAVVVAIGEETHKREAVLWEIRKAHELGKPVIGMRIHSDKNHKIPQPMLSHGDKVLPWKLDALQAELDRIQSS; this comes from the coding sequence ATGGGTGGCGGAATACGTGGAAAGAGAGGAACGGCTTGGTCATCGCGGTATCAGGATAGGGAAAATCTGAGGCAGATAAAACTGTCACAATATCACGATAAGCAAAGAAAGCCGAGGGTGTTCATTAGTTTCCATATTGAGGATGAGGCCCAAGTGAACCTACTCCGATATCAATCGAAGAACTCTGACCAACTAGAGTTCACAGACTACTCAGTTAAAGAGCCATTCGATGAGAAGTGGAAGACCCAATGTACAGAAAGGGTTAAACAATCTTCAGCAGTGGTCGTTGCGATCGGCGAAGAAACCCACAAGCGTGAAGCAGTGTTATGGGAAATTCGAAAGGCACACGAACTGGGTAAACCTGTAATCGGTATGAGAATCCATAGCGATAAAAACCACAAGATCCCACAGCCTATGCTCAGCCACGGTGACAAGGTGTTGCCATGGAAACTCGATGCATTACAGGCGGAGCTGGACAGGATCCAGAGCAGTTAG
- a CDS encoding restriction endonuclease subunit S — protein MMQTEYPRVCLGEVLNHRSEFFRIDDFSTYKRVTAKLHAKGIVLRDEIKGFEIKTKKQQRCKAGDFLVAEIDAKVGGYGIVPPDLEGAIVSSHYYLYEIDESKLERQYLHYCIQADAFQNQITAQGSTNYASVRPVDILEIEIPLPPLDEQQRIAAILDRLMERIDEARRQREAAIEDLNIVIQKTLDKVLFQFSRYQDLSNMLLEKPKNGYSVKCDDIEGGTPVLTLASVTGFNYTKNFKLTSEILDPDAKYWLNPGDLLISRSNTLDLVGHAAIYSGDPYPCVYPDLLMKLQINPEKAESKFVLYWLQTSVVRNYIKEHAKGTSPTMKKISQSIVMAIPFPADTSLTTQREIAYQFDQMQAKKKEIHNLQTETEKDLEDLIPSLLQKAFAGEL, from the coding sequence ATGATGCAAACTGAATATCCACGAGTTTGTTTGGGGGAGGTGCTGAATCATCGAAGCGAATTTTTCAGGATCGATGATTTTTCTACTTATAAGAGAGTCACGGCCAAGCTACATGCAAAGGGGATAGTTCTTCGAGATGAAATCAAAGGCTTCGAGATTAAAACAAAAAAACAACAGCGATGTAAAGCAGGAGATTTTTTAGTCGCTGAAATCGATGCCAAAGTTGGTGGTTATGGGATTGTCCCTCCCGATTTAGAGGGAGCAATCGTAAGTTCACACTACTACCTCTACGAGATTGACGAAAGCAAACTTGAAAGGCAATATCTTCACTACTGCATCCAGGCAGACGCTTTTCAGAACCAGATCACAGCACAAGGCTCAACAAATTATGCATCGGTCCGCCCTGTAGACATCCTTGAGATTGAGATCCCCCTCCCTCCCCTCGACGAGCAGCAGCGCATCGCCGCCATTCTTGATCGCCTGATGGAGCGGATCGATGAGGCGCGGCGGCAGCGGGAGGCGGCGATTGAAGACTTAAATATTGTAATCCAAAAAACATTAGATAAGGTACTTTTTCAATTTTCGAGGTATCAAGATCTATCTAACATGCTGCTCGAAAAACCAAAAAACGGCTATTCGGTAAAATGTGATGATATTGAGGGCGGAACACCAGTACTCACCTTAGCTTCCGTCACAGGGTTCAACTATACAAAAAATTTCAAACTAACTTCAGAAATATTAGATCCTGATGCTAAATATTGGTTAAATCCCGGTGACTTGCTTATTTCAAGGAGCAATACATTAGATCTTGTAGGTCACGCTGCAATTTATTCCGGAGACCCATATCCCTGTGTTTACCCAGATTTACTAATGAAACTCCAAATTAACCCTGAAAAAGCAGAATCTAAGTTCGTATTATATTGGTTACAAACATCAGTTGTTCGCAATTATATCAAGGAGCACGCCAAGGGGACAAGCCCAACAATGAAAAAAATATCTCAGTCAATAGTGATGGCAATACCTTTCCCTGCAGATACTTCTCTCACAACTCAACGTGAAATTGCATATCAGTTTGACCAGATGCAAGCAAAAAAGAAGGAGATACATAACCTACAAACAGAAACCGAAAAAGACCTTGAAGACCTCATCCCAAGCCTCCTCCAAAAAGCGTTTGCCGGGGAACTCTAA
- a CDS encoding caspase family protein: MRKALVVGIDYYLNINSLSGCVNDANSVTSVLERNSDGTKNFDVVTLTATSPSSIIARKSLKDAVEKLFKDNNDQVALFYFSGHGYIESTGGYLVTSDSNDGDDGFSINDLMALANKSPAKNKIIILDCCHSGIAANCPDNNTAILSEGTTIMTASSSEQYAMEENGSGVFTALFVDAMEGGASNLVGDITPGSIYAHIDQSLGPWDQRPIFKTNVKNFITLRKVQPPIPLQDLKKIVELFPTMEEEFKLDPEFEPTSENPDPGKMKKFAVLQKFNRVNLVVPVAAEHMYYAAMDSKSCKLTVLGKHYWRLVKKGRI, from the coding sequence ATGCGGAAGGCTCTTGTTGTTGGTATTGATTACTATCTAAATATTAATTCACTCTCTGGATGTGTCAACGATGCTAATTCTGTCACATCAGTACTTGAAAGAAATAGCGATGGGACGAAAAACTTTGACGTCGTAACTTTAACAGCAACATCACCATCAAGCATTATTGCAAGAAAAAGCCTAAAGGATGCTGTAGAAAAGTTATTTAAAGATAACAACGACCAGGTGGCTCTTTTTTACTTTTCAGGGCACGGCTATATAGAAAGTACAGGGGGTTATCTTGTCACCTCTGATAGTAATGATGGTGATGACGGATTCTCAATAAATGACCTTATGGCTTTAGCAAACAAATCTCCTGCAAAAAATAAAATAATCATTCTCGATTGTTGTCATTCTGGAATCGCTGCAAACTGTCCTGATAATAATACCGCCATTCTCAGCGAAGGAACGACAATAATGACAGCATCAAGCAGTGAACAATATGCAATGGAGGAAAATGGCTCCGGTGTCTTTACAGCATTGTTTGTAGATGCGATGGAAGGCGGTGCGTCTAATTTAGTCGGGGATATTACTCCCGGTAGCATTTATGCACACATTGATCAGTCACTTGGTCCTTGGGATCAACGACCAATATTTAAGACCAATGTTAAAAATTTTATAACCTTAAGAAAAGTTCAACCCCCGATACCACTTCAGGATTTGAAAAAGATTGTTGAACTCTTCCCTACTATGGAAGAGGAATTTAAACTCGATCCAGAGTTTGAACCTACAAGCGAAAATCCCGATCCTGGTAAAATGAAAAAATTTGCAGTACTTCAAAAGTTTAACAGAGTAAATTTGGTTGTTCCTGTTGCCGCAGAGCACATGTATTATGCTGCAATGGATTCAAAGTCATGTAAACTGACCGTTTTAGGCAAACATTATTGGAGGTTGGTTAAAAAGGGAAGAATCTAA
- a CDS encoding HFX_2341 family transcriptional regulator domain-containing protein — MMMDYPLRVHIAPVGYDIDRVVLPLKKMAADRVWLVKERNEQEDKGAIYFQKVTDWLATNLPQCDIKIETCDLINRDLYDILRIYRKIIETESTNHIFINVSTGTKIHSIAGMLVSMIFKVDKMDISPYYVVPQDYDGKTEDGRTVVTGCKEIFPIPSYRIEKPRDDLIAVLKIIRELTQGGARLTKNILIDELDKIHYLEIHAKQGRLKQDEKSAKYRALDRKYILPLTDWNFIEVLGDGRRKEIRITPEGENILVFLG, encoded by the coding sequence ATGATGATGGACTACCCCCTTAGAGTACATATCGCGCCAGTCGGTTATGATATTGATAGAGTAGTTTTGCCGCTAAAAAAGATGGCAGCAGATAGAGTCTGGTTGGTCAAGGAAAGAAATGAGCAGGAGGATAAGGGCGCCATATACTTCCAAAAAGTGACTGATTGGTTAGCTACGAACCTCCCTCAGTGTGATATAAAGATAGAGACCTGTGATCTGATCAACCGCGATTTATATGATATCCTTCGGATCTACAGGAAAATTATTGAAACGGAATCTACCAATCACATTTTTATCAACGTTTCGACGGGAACAAAAATACATTCGATCGCCGGGATGCTTGTTTCAATGATCTTCAAGGTGGATAAGATGGATATATCGCCGTATTATGTTGTCCCACAAGATTATGATGGAAAAACCGAAGATGGACGAACCGTGGTTACCGGATGTAAAGAAATCTTTCCCATACCCAGTTATAGGATTGAAAAGCCCCGGGACGACCTGATCGCTGTACTGAAGATCATTCGTGAGTTGACGCAGGGCGGTGCAAGACTCACCAAGAACATCCTCATAGACGAACTTGACAAAATACACTATTTAGAGATTCACGCCAAGCAAGGTCGTTTGAAACAGGATGAGAAATCGGCCAAATATAGGGCTTTGGATAGAAAATATATTCTGCCCCTCACCGACTGGAATTTTATTGAAGTTCTGGGGGATGGCAGGCGGAAGGAGATCCGGATTACCCCTGAAGGGGAAAACATCCTGGTATTCTTAGGTTAA